The following are encoded together in the Kribbella sp. CA-293567 genome:
- a CDS encoding VOC family protein has translation MSSHLVSLSFDAKDPVNLARFWAGVLRREVAADGTTILPAEGTGFPIRFLSSTAEKTGPNQMHFDLTSQSPEEQDATVARALELGGRHLDIGQGPDETHVVMADPEGNELCVIAAGNNFLAGTAAIGALSSDGTQAVGYFWSKALGWPLVWDQDEETAIQSPAGGSKISWGGPPVNPKTGKNRLRLDLAADGDRDAELDRLISLGAKRLDNGSQDGEWIELVDPDGNEFNLSERG, from the coding sequence ATGAGTTCTCACCTGGTTTCGCTGTCCTTCGATGCGAAAGATCCCGTCAACCTGGCCAGGTTCTGGGCCGGCGTACTGCGTCGCGAGGTCGCCGCCGACGGCACCACGATCCTGCCGGCCGAGGGCACCGGCTTCCCGATCCGGTTCCTCTCCAGCACGGCGGAGAAGACCGGGCCGAACCAGATGCACTTCGACCTGACCAGCCAGTCGCCGGAGGAGCAGGACGCGACGGTGGCCCGGGCCCTCGAGCTCGGCGGCCGCCACCTCGACATCGGGCAAGGCCCGGACGAGACGCACGTGGTGATGGCTGACCCGGAAGGCAACGAGCTCTGCGTCATTGCTGCGGGCAACAACTTTCTGGCCGGCACCGCGGCGATCGGCGCGCTGTCGTCGGACGGCACCCAGGCGGTCGGCTATTTCTGGAGCAAGGCGCTCGGCTGGCCGCTGGTCTGGGACCAGGACGAGGAGACGGCGATCCAGTCACCGGCGGGCGGCTCGAAGATCAGCTGGGGCGGTCCGCCGGTGAACCCGAAAACCGGAAAGAACCGCCTGCGCCTTGATCTCGCCGCCGACGGTGACCGGGACGCCGAGCTCGACAGGTTGATCTCGCTGGGAGCCAAGCGGCTGGACAACGGGTCACAAGACGGGGAGTGGATCGAACTCGTCGACCCTGACGGCAACGAGTTCAACCTCTCCGAGCGGGGTTGA
- a CDS encoding phosphotransferase family protein, with the protein MTLDQRQQELLTSWLPRAEVVKDHSWGLVGTTVLEMLDDGVRYIVKAGDAADTHIARELQAHRAWLGPWTRTGSAPELVNGDDNAKLIATRYLPGELVEGTDHEHRPDTYRQAGELLARFHRQLSIEDADYEANEKAKTLGWLAKPHRIAPELTEQLRAMVEVWPTDPVLLVPTHGDWQPRNWLCHEGMVRVIDFGRAALRPAYTDLGRLAAQQFRTDPALEAAFLAGYGADPRDPASWKRQRLREAIGTAAWSYQVGAEDFEQQGHRMIAEVLAEDTPRI; encoded by the coding sequence GTGACGCTGGATCAACGGCAACAAGAGCTACTGACGAGCTGGCTCCCGCGGGCGGAGGTCGTCAAGGACCACAGTTGGGGGCTGGTCGGCACCACCGTTCTCGAGATGCTGGACGACGGCGTCCGCTACATCGTCAAGGCGGGCGACGCCGCCGACACGCACATCGCGCGCGAGTTGCAGGCGCACCGCGCGTGGTTGGGTCCATGGACGCGGACAGGTTCCGCGCCCGAACTGGTGAACGGTGACGACAACGCCAAGCTGATCGCGACTCGCTACCTGCCGGGGGAGTTGGTGGAAGGGACCGATCACGAGCACCGTCCGGACACCTACCGTCAGGCCGGCGAGCTACTCGCGCGGTTTCATCGCCAGTTGTCGATCGAGGACGCCGACTACGAGGCGAACGAGAAGGCGAAGACACTCGGCTGGCTGGCGAAACCACACCGGATCGCCCCAGAACTCACCGAGCAACTCCGGGCGATGGTCGAGGTCTGGCCCACCGATCCCGTCCTGCTGGTACCGACGCACGGCGACTGGCAGCCACGCAACTGGCTCTGCCATGAGGGCATGGTCAGAGTGATCGACTTCGGGCGAGCCGCCCTGCGACCGGCGTACACGGATCTCGGGCGCCTCGCGGCCCAGCAGTTCCGCACCGATCCAGCTCTGGAAGCGGCGTTCCTGGCCGGGTACGGCGCCGACCCTCGCGATCCCGCGTCCTGGAAACGTCAACGCCTCCGCGAAGCCATCGGCACGGCGGCGTGGTCGTACCAGGTGGGCGCCGAAGATTTCGAGCAACAAGGCCATCGGATGATCGCCGAGGTTCTGGCGGAGGACACCCCCAGGATCTAA
- a CDS encoding cysteine hydrolase family protein — protein MTTLDGRPGSALVVIDVQNDVVSGAHERDAVVANITALVDRARAEEVPVIWVQHSSEGMPIDSDGWQFVPELKLGESEPVVHKRYADSFEETDFESVLAERGIGRLIVTGAQTDECIRSTLHGALVRGYDALLVSDAHTTEDQSEWGAPTPDKVAHTNLYWTYHTAPGRQAGTATTAEVDLRGAG, from the coding sequence ATGACGACGCTGGACGGGCGGCCTGGGTCGGCGCTGGTGGTGATCGACGTGCAGAACGACGTGGTGAGCGGCGCGCACGAGCGGGATGCCGTGGTCGCGAACATCACCGCGCTGGTCGACCGGGCCAGGGCCGAAGAGGTGCCGGTGATCTGGGTGCAGCACTCCAGCGAGGGGATGCCGATCGACAGCGACGGCTGGCAGTTCGTGCCCGAGCTCAAGCTGGGGGAGTCGGAGCCGGTCGTCCACAAGCGCTACGCGGACTCCTTCGAGGAGACCGACTTCGAGTCGGTCCTCGCCGAGCGTGGCATCGGCCGGCTGATCGTCACCGGCGCGCAAACCGACGAGTGCATCCGCTCGACCCTGCACGGCGCCCTCGTCCGCGGGTACGACGCACTTCTGGTCAGCGACGCCCACACCACCGAGGACCAGTCCGAGTGGGGAGCGCCGACACCCGACAAGGTCGCCCACACCAACCTTTACTGGACCTACCACACAGCACCCGGCCGCCAGGCCGGCACCGCCACCACAGCCGAGGTAGACCTCCGTGGAGCTGGCTAA
- a CDS encoding helix-turn-helix transcriptional regulator — MRADRLVATLLLMQARGRVTAAELAAELEISVATARRDLEALSTAGIPVYPQPGRNGGWSLLGGARTDLSGLNATEAQALFLLVGPAASVAPEAKAALRKLVRALPDTFRADAEAAAEAVVIDPARWGEHVKERPEMVRRLQDAVVRRVKVRLRYAGRGRVESERLVDPLGLVDKDDIWYLIAGTEKGQRTFRVERVTAAEITDVAAVRPADFDLSRAWSRVVEEMEQQRSLLAATLLIEERFVWVMQDRHGRHVEVVGPIADGRIELRLTAPTPLMIAQHLAGWGGMIEVLDPPSVQAELARLGTELATRYSGAV; from the coding sequence ATGCGGGCTGATCGGTTGGTGGCGACCTTGCTGCTGATGCAGGCGCGGGGGCGGGTGACCGCGGCGGAGTTGGCGGCGGAGCTGGAGATCTCGGTGGCGACCGCACGGCGTGATCTGGAGGCGTTGTCGACAGCGGGGATTCCGGTGTATCCGCAGCCGGGGCGCAATGGTGGGTGGTCGTTGCTCGGTGGGGCGCGGACCGATCTCAGCGGGTTGAACGCGACCGAGGCTCAGGCGTTGTTCTTGCTGGTCGGGCCGGCGGCCTCGGTGGCGCCGGAGGCCAAGGCGGCGTTGCGGAAGTTAGTGCGGGCGCTGCCGGACACGTTCAGGGCCGATGCGGAGGCCGCTGCCGAGGCGGTGGTGATCGATCCGGCGCGCTGGGGTGAGCACGTGAAGGAGCGGCCCGAGATGGTTCGGCGGCTGCAGGACGCCGTCGTGCGCCGGGTGAAGGTCAGACTCCGGTACGCCGGTCGCGGGCGGGTCGAGTCGGAGCGGCTGGTCGATCCGCTGGGCCTGGTCGACAAGGACGACATCTGGTATCTGATCGCCGGGACCGAGAAGGGGCAGCGGACGTTCCGGGTCGAGCGGGTCACGGCGGCCGAGATCACCGACGTAGCGGCTGTGCGACCCGCGGACTTCGATCTGTCGCGGGCGTGGAGTCGTGTGGTGGAGGAGATGGAGCAGCAGCGGTCGTTGCTGGCGGCGACGCTGTTGATCGAGGAGCGGTTCGTCTGGGTGATGCAGGACCGGCACGGCCGCCATGTCGAGGTGGTCGGGCCGATCGCCGACGGCCGGATCGAGCTGCGGCTGACCGCGCCCACTCCCCTGATGATCGCGCAGCACCTGGCCGGCTGGGGCGGCATGATCGAGGTACTGGATCCGCCGTCGGTGCAGGCCGAGCTCGCGCGCCTCGGGACCGAGCTGGCGACCCGTTACAGCGGCGCGGTGTAG
- a CDS encoding GNAT family N-acetyltransferase has protein sequence MSGPTSLTIGSLQRGDRSTWQHLFAGYNEFYGRTMPDEFFDRSWAEFTAATRMHALAARIDGKVVGIAHFLTHPSTTSADSCYLQDLFTDPEARGRGVGRALIAAVTDWARAQDCGRVYWATHESNTTARRLYDQVAENRGFIIYTAPL, from the coding sequence TTGTCCGGCCCCACCAGTCTCACCATCGGCTCGCTCCAGCGCGGCGACCGCAGTACCTGGCAGCACCTCTTCGCGGGCTACAACGAGTTCTACGGACGCACGATGCCGGACGAGTTCTTCGACCGATCCTGGGCAGAGTTCACCGCCGCCACCCGAATGCACGCACTGGCCGCCAGGATCGACGGCAAGGTGGTCGGCATCGCCCACTTCCTCACCCACCCCAGCACCACCTCGGCCGACTCCTGCTACCTCCAAGACCTCTTCACCGACCCCGAAGCCCGCGGCCGAGGCGTCGGCCGCGCCTTGATCGCCGCAGTCACCGACTGGGCCCGAGCGCAGGACTGCGGGCGCGTGTACTGGGCGACACACGAGTCCAACACCACCGCGCGCCGGCTCTACGACCAGGTCGCCGAGAACCGGGGATTCATCATCTACACCGCGCCGCTGTAA
- a CDS encoding LppU/SCO3897 family protein, with translation MTTTPPQPPQPPPFQPGGGGFTPPPGQPQYQQPQYPQQGQPQPGQPQPGQPQQFPQYGPGGQYGQPQQPPQYAPPPYNQQQYNQQQYAPPQPQPQYAQGPLQCRFCGGVPAVQATVRGHQGIIILMRLLKLQGPFCKTCGTAATRDMTAKSLWQGWWSIGSMIINPVTLIMNLVTSSKFRNLPEPAPGAPGRPMNPGKPLIQRPAVLGLLIPVALIAFIVVANLTKSPDATVGSCVTNKGSAAKPDVEVVECTSTEADYKVVGKIDNTVDGDQCAKFETSTVSYTDSRKKFTLCLAPR, from the coding sequence GTGACCACTACGCCCCCGCAGCCGCCGCAGCCGCCTCCGTTCCAGCCGGGCGGTGGCGGCTTCACTCCCCCGCCTGGCCAGCCGCAGTACCAGCAGCCTCAGTACCCGCAGCAGGGTCAGCCGCAGCCTGGGCAGCCGCAACCGGGTCAGCCGCAGCAGTTCCCGCAGTACGGGCCGGGTGGGCAGTACGGGCAACCGCAACAGCCGCCGCAGTACGCGCCGCCGCCGTACAACCAGCAGCAGTACAACCAGCAGCAGTACGCGCCGCCGCAGCCGCAGCCGCAGTATGCGCAGGGGCCGTTGCAGTGCCGGTTCTGTGGTGGCGTGCCGGCTGTGCAGGCGACCGTGCGAGGCCACCAGGGCATCATCATCTTGATGCGGCTGCTGAAGCTGCAGGGACCGTTCTGCAAGACCTGCGGTACGGCGGCCACCCGCGACATGACCGCGAAGAGTCTGTGGCAGGGCTGGTGGAGCATCGGTTCGATGATCATCAACCCGGTCACGCTGATCATGAACCTGGTCACCAGCTCGAAGTTCAGGAACCTGCCGGAGCCGGCACCGGGCGCTCCGGGGCGGCCGATGAACCCGGGCAAGCCGTTGATCCAGCGGCCGGCCGTGCTCGGTCTGCTGATCCCGGTCGCGCTGATCGCGTTCATCGTGGTCGCCAATCTGACCAAGAGCCCGGACGCGACGGTCGGCTCGTGCGTCACCAACAAGGGCAGCGCGGCGAAACCGGACGTCGAGGTCGTCGAGTGCACGTCGACCGAGGCGGATTACAAGGTGGTCGGCAAGATCGACAACACCGTGGACGGCGATCAGTGCGCCAAGTTCGAGACCTCCACTGTGTCCTACACCGACAGCCGGAAGAAGTTCACGCTCTGCCTGGCACCGCGCTGA
- a CDS encoding helix-turn-helix domain-containing protein, with protein MNDLHGRNLELQQQWYGEPLGDRFRRLLSRLGLSQAQLAGVLGLSAPMLSQLMSGQRAKISNPAVLSRLLQLEAMAGEQGWDALPAAERARRLDDVRAAQRSTLTVDHAGTSEPSSPADPVLAIQSLLRDVASAAELQGAAELLQDTYPDLAEALRVLGAGRTQEARAYYNRITANH; from the coding sequence GTGAACGACCTGCACGGACGGAACCTCGAACTGCAGCAGCAGTGGTACGGCGAACCGCTGGGGGACCGCTTCCGTCGCCTGCTCAGCCGCCTCGGCCTCTCCCAGGCCCAGCTCGCCGGCGTGCTCGGGCTGTCGGCGCCGATGCTGTCGCAGCTGATGTCGGGCCAGCGCGCGAAGATCAGCAACCCCGCCGTCCTGTCGCGGCTGCTCCAACTCGAAGCGATGGCGGGGGAGCAGGGCTGGGATGCACTGCCCGCCGCAGAGCGAGCCCGTCGGCTCGACGATGTCCGCGCCGCTCAGCGATCCACCCTCACCGTCGACCACGCGGGCACCTCCGAACCGTCCAGCCCGGCAGACCCGGTGCTCGCCATCCAATCGCTACTGAGAGACGTAGCCTCAGCCGCCGAGCTCCAAGGCGCCGCCGAACTGCTGCAGGACACCTACCCCGACCTGGCCGAGGCCCTCCGAGTGCTCGGCGCGGGCCGCACCCAAGAGGCCCGCGCCTACTACAACCGGATCACCGCCAACCACTGA
- a CDS encoding vWA domain-containing protein: protein MIRRLAAVTAAAALAAAFSFANVSPAVAEGELSPVMVVLDSSGSMTARDAGGSGTRMDAAKRAVTSMVAGLPAQAQVGLTIYGAGTGSSGSEKAAGCRDVRVVRPVAAVNKPLLTAAVNSAKASGYTPIGQSLRVAAAQLPKEGQRSIVLVSDGEDTCAPPQPCEVAKELHRQGVDLHVHAIGFRVDAKARAQLACIAQNTGGTYHDATDSSSLLGVLGRVTERALRHYEPTGKPVTGTADPFTAPTITPGQYLDTLDPVEERFYATELKSGDTAYFAATAVFPRGNPRDLELLDIKITGPGGADCFRSRRELHTRAKVDGGSLTTVLSWDGTVAGSSRPKACSVPGKYVFRVTRDARQGGTDRVPVELQLRVEPPVTGSLGEQAQTSKVEFAQDPAGAVRPVRAGGSFNEATTLAGSGRYGETIYYGEELFYRVKLDWGQGLAYRVTFAGTPDGKTTNIRTALHSPVRDEIKSHTTAYTGTTDILPSAGKPIATPRVVYLNRNSNVAELRKTGVDGWYYIVAKLGVPFGADGATGGVPMTIDVAVVGDKVAGPEYGASTGEAAATPTPTPTTSTTSEPTPSGGNTEGSNSGGDTERPVADESSSLLPWLIGGGVLVLALAIVAAAVILRNRNRNSSGPAAAQYPPYGGQGQQYPPYGGPGQPGHGQPGQGGSNRP, encoded by the coding sequence ATGATACGACGCTTAGCCGCAGTGACCGCGGCCGCCGCCCTGGCTGCGGCATTTTCGTTCGCGAACGTTTCGCCGGCAGTGGCGGAGGGCGAGCTCTCGCCGGTCATGGTGGTCCTGGACTCCTCCGGTTCGATGACGGCTCGTGACGCGGGCGGCAGTGGCACCAGGATGGACGCCGCCAAACGTGCCGTCACCTCGATGGTCGCGGGTCTGCCTGCTCAGGCTCAGGTCGGTCTGACGATCTACGGCGCCGGTACTGGTTCGAGTGGTTCGGAGAAGGCCGCGGGCTGTCGCGACGTCCGGGTCGTCCGGCCGGTCGCCGCGGTGAACAAGCCGCTGCTGACCGCGGCGGTCAACTCGGCCAAGGCCAGCGGCTACACGCCTATCGGCCAGTCGCTGCGGGTCGCGGCGGCTCAGCTGCCGAAGGAGGGACAGCGGTCGATCGTGCTGGTGTCGGACGGCGAGGACACCTGCGCTCCCCCGCAGCCCTGCGAGGTGGCTAAGGAGCTGCACCGGCAAGGCGTCGACCTGCACGTGCACGCGATCGGCTTCCGCGTCGACGCGAAGGCGCGCGCCCAGCTCGCCTGTATCGCGCAGAACACCGGCGGCACGTACCACGACGCGACCGACTCGAGTTCGCTGCTCGGCGTACTCGGGCGAGTCACCGAGCGGGCGCTGCGCCACTACGAGCCGACGGGCAAGCCGGTGACCGGTACTGCGGACCCGTTCACCGCTCCGACGATCACGCCCGGGCAGTACCTCGACACCCTGGATCCCGTCGAGGAGCGGTTCTACGCGACCGAGCTGAAGAGCGGCGACACCGCGTACTTCGCCGCTACGGCCGTCTTCCCCCGCGGCAACCCGCGCGACCTGGAGCTCCTCGACATCAAGATCACCGGACCTGGCGGCGCCGACTGCTTCCGGTCCCGGCGGGAGCTGCACACCCGGGCGAAGGTGGACGGCGGTTCGCTGACGACGGTCCTGAGCTGGGACGGCACGGTGGCCGGCTCGTCGAGGCCCAAGGCCTGCAGCGTCCCGGGGAAGTACGTCTTCAGGGTCACCCGGGACGCGAGGCAGGGCGGGACCGACCGGGTGCCGGTCGAGCTTCAGCTCCGAGTCGAGCCGCCGGTGACGGGAAGCCTCGGCGAGCAGGCACAGACCAGCAAGGTCGAGTTCGCCCAGGACCCGGCCGGTGCGGTTCGTCCGGTGCGGGCGGGCGGCTCGTTCAACGAAGCCACCACTCTGGCCGGCTCCGGCCGCTACGGCGAGACGATCTACTACGGCGAAGAGCTGTTCTACCGGGTGAAGCTCGACTGGGGCCAGGGGCTGGCCTACCGGGTCACCTTCGCTGGTACGCCGGACGGGAAGACCACCAACATCCGCACGGCGCTGCACAGCCCGGTTCGCGACGAGATCAAGTCGCACACCACCGCGTACACCGGGACCACCGACATCCTGCCGTCCGCCGGCAAGCCGATCGCGACGCCGCGGGTCGTCTATCTGAACCGGAACTCGAACGTCGCGGAGCTGCGCAAGACCGGCGTGGACGGCTGGTACTACATCGTCGCGAAGCTGGGCGTGCCTTTCGGCGCCGACGGCGCGACCGGCGGAGTGCCGATGACGATCGATGTCGCGGTCGTCGGTGACAAGGTCGCCGGACCCGAGTACGGCGCGTCGACGGGTGAGGCGGCGGCCACGCCGACACCGACCCCCACGACGAGTACCACCTCCGAGCCGACGCCCTCGGGTGGAAACACCGAAGGGTCGAACAGCGGTGGTGACACCGAGCGGCCGGTGGCGGACGAGTCGTCCTCGCTGCTGCCGTGGCTCATCGGAGGTGGCGTGCTGGTCCTGGCTCTCGCGATCGTCGCCGCCGCCGTGATCCTCCGCAATCGCAACCGCAACTCATCGGGCCCGGCTGCGGCGCAATACCCGCCGTACGGCGGGCAGGGTCAGCAATACCCGCCGTACGGCGGACCAGGGCAGCCCGGACACGGGCAGCCCGGGCAGGGCGGGTCTAACCGGCCTTGA
- a CDS encoding serine/threonine-protein kinase, with protein MPDVFAGRFELIDPIGSGGTGTVWRAWDRRLGRICAAKVLRQRHAGAMLRFVREQGLRLDHPNVLSPYGWVAEDDQALLAMDLLGGGDVSSLVADFGALPERYTAELLAQLLSALEQVHAAGLVHRDVKPSNLLLETTGTGLPVLRLSDFGIALSLTEPRLTQHGAVVGTPGYVAPEALAGKPPSIKQDLYAAGVTGWQLLTGEEPPAAGPLPERPAGSRGVVWDVVEALTRTAPDERPPSARAALAGLEPVLATELRVPVHTADGELIEVFDQLPELPAAYHTRAEPPAPPAQPVVRPPSRDVHAPWPRRRRLVLAVAGVVGLLAAGTAGALALNRPPDGDSSTPPSNSPKPPSTSGTLSPPPTVPTGPVTPVPNPQVTVGAACGWQEVGGIETTTDGTRVECRQSGSSYRWVKAG; from the coding sequence GTGCCAGACGTCTTCGCCGGCCGGTTCGAGCTCATCGACCCGATCGGCTCAGGTGGCACCGGAACGGTCTGGCGTGCGTGGGATCGCCGCCTGGGCCGGATCTGCGCGGCCAAGGTCCTGCGGCAACGCCATGCCGGCGCCATGCTGCGGTTCGTCCGCGAACAAGGCCTGCGGCTCGACCACCCCAACGTATTGAGCCCGTACGGCTGGGTGGCCGAGGACGACCAGGCACTGCTCGCCATGGACCTGCTCGGGGGCGGCGACGTCAGTAGCCTCGTCGCCGACTTCGGCGCCTTGCCCGAGCGCTACACCGCCGAACTGCTCGCTCAACTGCTCAGTGCCCTGGAGCAGGTTCACGCCGCAGGACTGGTCCACCGTGACGTGAAGCCGTCCAACCTCCTGCTGGAGACCACCGGCACCGGCCTGCCCGTACTACGCCTCAGCGACTTCGGCATCGCCCTGTCGCTGACCGAACCACGTCTCACCCAGCACGGCGCCGTGGTCGGCACACCTGGCTACGTCGCACCCGAGGCGCTGGCCGGAAAGCCGCCGTCGATCAAGCAGGACCTGTACGCCGCCGGTGTCACCGGTTGGCAGCTACTGACTGGGGAGGAGCCACCTGCCGCCGGGCCTCTGCCAGAGCGGCCGGCCGGTTCGAGGGGCGTTGTGTGGGACGTCGTCGAGGCTCTGACGCGTACAGCGCCAGACGAGCGACCACCCTCGGCGCGGGCCGCACTAGCTGGGTTGGAGCCGGTACTCGCTACCGAACTGCGAGTACCGGTGCACACAGCCGACGGAGAGCTGATCGAGGTCTTCGACCAGCTCCCTGAGCTTCCTGCGGCGTACCACACTCGTGCCGAGCCGCCTGCACCTCCGGCTCAGCCAGTGGTCAGGCCACCTTCACGTGACGTGCATGCGCCGTGGCCTCGCCGACGGCGTCTCGTACTGGCCGTCGCTGGGGTGGTTGGCCTGCTCGCGGCCGGTACTGCGGGCGCTTTGGCGCTGAACCGGCCACCGGACGGCGACAGCTCCACACCACCCAGCAACTCGCCGAAACCTCCCTCCACGAGCGGCACACTGTCGCCACCCCCAACGGTTCCCACCGGGCCGGTGACGCCGGTGCCGAACCCGCAGGTCACCGTCGGCGCCGCATGCGGGTGGCAGGAAGTCGGTGGGATCGAAACGACGACTGACGGCACCCGGGTGGAGTGCCGCCAGTCTGGGTCGTCCTACCGCTGGGTCAAGGCCGGTTAG
- a CDS encoding nucleoside deaminase, giving the protein MTPEAEEFLRRAIALAAKARESGNPPFGSLLVGPDGRVVAEDHNTTITDADISAHPELKLAKWAARELDADTAAGTTMYTSCQPCGMCAGAIERSGLGRVVYALSGDQLNGLKPGGGFPAVPQEGPALYDEARVPVDGYYV; this is encoded by the coding sequence GTGACGCCTGAAGCAGAAGAGTTCCTGCGCCGCGCGATCGCCCTGGCCGCCAAGGCCCGGGAGTCCGGCAACCCGCCCTTCGGCTCGCTGCTCGTCGGTCCCGACGGCAGGGTGGTCGCCGAGGACCACAACACCACCATCACCGACGCGGACATCAGCGCGCACCCCGAGCTGAAACTCGCCAAGTGGGCCGCCCGCGAACTCGACGCCGACACGGCAGCCGGTACGACGATGTACACCAGTTGCCAGCCCTGCGGCATGTGCGCCGGCGCGATCGAACGCTCCGGCCTCGGCCGCGTCGTCTACGCGCTCTCGGGCGACCAGCTCAACGGCCTCAAGCCTGGCGGCGGCTTCCCCGCGGTACCGCAGGAAGGCCCTGCCCTGTACGACGAGGCACGGGTTCCCGTCGACGGGTACTACGTCTAG
- a CDS encoding LLM class flavin-dependent oxidoreductase, translating into MEIGVNVPNFGPGADPARLRDWAGIVEGLGYDRLLVSDHVAITPDVAAQYPAPFYEPFTTLSWLAGVTTIGLGTTVLIAPYRHPLLVARMAANLNALSGGRFVLGLGVGWARQEFEALGVDFNRRGKLTDELIIAVREAWANEADYRSGDLPIWVGGGSEAGLRRAVLLGDAWHPLRQRVDWMRGKLDRLKAIADEEGRPVPGFAPRILLRLTAAPLPEDERVAGEGTIDQVVADLEELRLLGATSVVLDPFAGDPAETERPEYAWKDLATVAASWKYRGDSL; encoded by the coding sequence GTGGAAATCGGTGTGAACGTCCCCAACTTCGGCCCCGGTGCCGACCCCGCCCGCCTGCGCGACTGGGCCGGCATCGTCGAAGGCCTCGGCTACGACCGGCTGCTGGTCTCCGACCACGTCGCGATCACGCCCGACGTCGCGGCGCAGTACCCGGCACCCTTCTACGAGCCCTTCACCACCCTGAGTTGGCTGGCCGGCGTCACCACGATCGGACTCGGTACGACGGTACTGATCGCGCCGTACCGGCATCCGCTGCTGGTCGCGCGGATGGCGGCCAACCTCAACGCTCTGAGCGGCGGCCGGTTCGTGCTCGGCCTCGGCGTCGGCTGGGCGCGGCAGGAGTTCGAGGCGCTCGGCGTCGACTTCAACCGGCGCGGGAAGCTGACCGACGAGCTGATCATCGCTGTCCGGGAAGCCTGGGCGAACGAGGCCGACTACCGCAGCGGCGACCTCCCGATCTGGGTCGGCGGTGGCAGCGAAGCCGGACTGCGCCGCGCGGTACTGCTCGGCGACGCCTGGCATCCGCTGCGCCAGCGCGTCGACTGGATGCGCGGCAAGCTGGACCGGCTGAAAGCCATCGCGGACGAGGAGGGCCGGCCGGTACCGGGATTCGCGCCGCGGATCCTGCTGCGGCTCACCGCCGCGCCGCTGCCGGAGGACGAGCGGGTCGCCGGTGAGGGAACGATCGACCAGGTGGTGGCTGATCTGGAGGAGCTGCGGCTGCTCGGCGCGACCAGCGTCGTACTGGATCCGTTCGCCGGCGATCCGGCGGAGACCGAACGGCCGGAGTACGCCTGGAAGGACCTCGCGACCGTCGCGGCGTCCTGGAAGTACAGAGGAGACTCGTTGTGA
- a CDS encoding Lrp/AsnC family transcriptional regulator, producing the protein MTESLDPTDWAILVELQRNGRIPLTELGRRVNLSASATTERLKRLEATGVISGYRADVDLAKVGFAVLAVVRLKYPGNRHEPLRLLMERRLEILECLRTTGDDCYTLKVAAGSMAHLEELVNELTEFGSTTTNLVYSQTQPYRGPQAPPPEA; encoded by the coding sequence GTGACCGAGAGTCTTGATCCGACCGACTGGGCCATCCTGGTCGAGCTGCAGCGCAACGGCCGGATCCCGCTGACCGAACTCGGCCGCCGGGTGAACCTGAGCGCCTCGGCGACCACCGAGCGGTTGAAGCGGCTGGAGGCGACCGGGGTGATCAGCGGCTACCGGGCCGACGTCGATCTGGCGAAGGTGGGTTTCGCGGTACTGGCCGTCGTCCGGCTGAAGTATCCGGGCAACCGGCACGAGCCCCTCCGCCTGCTGATGGAGCGACGACTCGAGATCCTCGAGTGTCTCCGGACCACCGGCGACGACTGCTACACGCTCAAGGTGGCGGCCGGCTCGATGGCGCATCTGGAGGAGCTGGTGAACGAGCTGACCGAGTTCGGCAGCACCACCACGAACCTCGTCTACAGCCAGACCCAGCCCTACCGCGGCCCACAGGCCCCGCCCCCAGAGGCGTGA
- a CDS encoding OsmC family protein, translating to MGDDTLRQVQFERTANSKYEVRNVRGGSLSVGSGGDTDFTPVELFLAAIGTCSAIDVDVVTSRRAEPTEFRAVVRGDKVRDPEEGNRLENLEVEFTIAFPEGEDGDKAREALPRAVKMSDDRLCTVSRTVELGTPVTTTLFD from the coding sequence ATGGGCGACGACACCCTCCGGCAGGTGCAGTTCGAGCGCACCGCCAACAGCAAGTACGAGGTCCGCAACGTGCGCGGCGGCAGCCTGTCGGTCGGCTCCGGCGGTGACACCGACTTCACCCCGGTGGAGCTGTTCCTGGCCGCCATCGGCACCTGCTCGGCGATCGACGTCGACGTGGTGACGAGCCGCCGGGCCGAGCCGACCGAGTTCCGCGCGGTGGTCCGCGGCGACAAGGTCCGCGACCCGGAGGAAGGCAATCGGCTGGAGAACCTCGAGGTCGAGTTCACCATCGCCTTCCCCGAGGGCGAGGACGGCGACAAGGCCCGCGAAGCACTGCCCCGCGCGGTGAAGATGTCGGACGACCGCCTCTGCACGGTCAGCCGCACCGTGGAGCTCGGCACCCCGGTCACCACCACGCTCTTCGACTGA